The Nothobranchius furzeri strain GRZ-AD chromosome 8, NfurGRZ-RIMD1, whole genome shotgun sequence genome includes a region encoding these proteins:
- the LOC107392772 gene encoding WD repeat-containing protein 47 translates to MTAEETINIKEAEVMKVILDFLNSRKLHISMLALEKESGVINGLYSDDMLFLRQLILDGQWEEVMQFIQPLEGMDKFDKKRFRYIILKQKFLEALCVNNAMSAAEDPHNLELSMQEAVKCLHCLEEFCPTKEDYSTLCLLLTLPRLTHHAEFKDWNPSTARVHCFEEACAMVAEFIPADRKLSEAGFRASGNRLFQLLIKGILYECCVEFCQSKATGEEIREGEVLLGVDLLCGNGCDELDLSLLSWLQNLSSSAFTCAFEQKTLNIHVDRLVKPSKAGHADLLTPLINRLSPCPTSPFHQRPHSADTYMSRSLNPALDGLSSGLAAQDKRGMETNTTSALSRSLVENNAHQQDDSPERKPPQGLVDGPDVKRTPLTPGKDGGPPSSTETQECRDSTEHIQEYYRQRLRVQQHLEQKQQQRQLYQQMLLEGGVRPQDGAQQNLTEAFLSRSIQKLEEMNVGIDPKGDEVMKHLGQQWNGPTRNSSTSGPRMTNDHPNPEKGPPKDKTAGVSSSSQISSGNHATCSPNESSVPKSRSAERIRASDDSGLSATRNTHEPGKSKSQFVRVSQLEDTQAVRAVAFHPSGALYAVGSNSKTLRVCAYAETPNTSGSVKQPAVRFRRNKHHKGSIYCVAWSHCGQLLATGSNDKYVKVLPFNADTCNATGPDLEFSMHDGTIRDLAFMEGPESGGSILISAGAGDCNIYTTDCQRGQGLHALSGHTGHILTLYSWGGWMVASGSQDKTVRFWDLRVPSCVRVVGTTLHGSGSAVASVAVDPSGRLLATGQEDSTCMLYDIRGGRIVQTCRPHSSDIRSVRFSPGAHHLLTGSYDNKIIISDLQGDLTKPLPQTLAGEHWDKVIQCRWHPHDHTFLSSSADRTVVLWAAIPEK, encoded by the exons CAGCCTCTAGAAGGAATGGACAAGTTTGACAAGAAACG GTTTCGTTACATCATCCTGAAGCAGAAGTTCCTGGAAGCTTTGTGTGTAAACaacgccatgtcagctgctgaggATCCTCATAAT CTGGAGCTCAGCATGCAGGAGGCAGTCAAGTGCCTCcactgtctggaggagttctgcccaaCCAAAGAAGACTACAGCACGTTgtgcctcctcctcaccctgccgCGCCTCACCCACCACGCCGAGTTCAAGGACTGGAACCCGAGCACGGCGCGTGTGCACTGCTTCGAGGAGGCGTGTGCTATGGTGGCTGAGTTCATCCCTGCAGACAGGAAGCTGAGTGAGGCGGGCTTCAGGGCGAGTGGGAATCGCCTCTTCCAGCTGCTCATCAAAGGGATCCTCTACGAGTGCTGCGTCGAGTTCTGTCAG AGCAAAGCCACGGGTGAGGAGATCAGAGAGGGCGAGGTGTTGCTCGGCGTGGATTTGCTCTGCGGGAACGGCTGTGACGAGCTGGATTTGTCACTGCTCTCCTGGCTGCAGAACCTTTCCTCGAGCGCTTTCACCTGCGCCTTCGAGCAGAAGACCCTCAACATCCATGTGGACCGCCTGGTGAAGCCCAGCAAGGCCGGACACGCCGACCTCCTCACTCCACTGATCAACCGCCTGTCCCCGTGCCCTACCTCACCCTTTCACCAGAGACCTCATTCAGCCGATACCTACATGTCCAGATCCCTCAACCCAGCGCTGGACGGCCTGTCCTCCGGCCTGGCAGCGCAGGACAAGAGGGGCATGGAGACGAACACGACGTCGGCTCTCAGCCGCAGCCTCGTGGAGAATAATGCGCATCAGCAGGATGATTCACCTGAGAG GAAGCCTCCACAGGGGTTGGTGGATGGACCCGATGTCAAACGTACTCCTCTGACTCCTGGAAAAGATGGAGGACCACCCAGCAGCACAGAAACACAGGAG TGTCGGGATTCCACGGAGCACATCCAGGAGTATTACAGGCAGCGACTCCGTGTGCAGCAGCACTTGGAACAGAAGCAGCAGCAGAGGCAGCTTTATCAGCAGATGCTGCTGGAGGGCGGCGTCAGGCCGCAGGACGGAGCCCAGCAAAACCTCACCGAGGCATTCCTCAGCAG ATCCATCCAAAAGCTGGAGGAGATGAACGTCGGCATCGATCCCAAAGGAGATGAAGTGATGAAACACCTGGGCCAGCAGTGGAACGGCCCGACGAGAAACAGCAGCACTTCAGGTCCCAGGATGACAAATGATCACCCAAACCCAGAGAAAGGACCGCCAAAGGACAAAACAGCTGGGGTTAGCAGCAGCTCCCAGATCAGCTCTGGAAATCACGCCACGTGTTCACCCAATGAATCTTCAGTCCCTAAAAGTCGGAG TGCTGAAAGGATCAGAGCGTCTGATGATTCTGGCTTGTCTGCAACACGAAACACGCACGAG CCAGGAAAATCCAAAAGCCAGTTTGTGAGGGTGAGCCAGCTGGAGGACACTCAGGCGGTGCGCGCGGTGGCTTTTCATCCGTCCGGAGCTCTTTATGCTGTGGGGTCTAACTCTAAAACTCTGAGAGTTTGTGCATACGCAGAAACACCAAACACCAG CGGTTCAGTCAAGCAGCCGGCAGTGCGCTTCAGACGCAACAAACACCACAAGGGCTCCATCTACTGCGTGGCGTGGAGCCACTGCGGACAGCTGCTGGCTACTGGCTCCAATGATAAATACGTCAAAGTGCTGCCTTTTAATGCAGACACATGCAATGCCACAG GCCCAGACCTAGAGTTCAGCATGCACGATGGCACTATAAGAGACCTGGCCTTCATGGAGGGCCCAGAGAGCGGAGGGTCCATCTTGATCAGCGCCGGGGCCGGGGACTGCAACATCTACACCACCGACTGTCAGAGAGGACAAGGCCTTCATGCCCTGAGTGGTCACACTG GTCACATTCTGACGCTGTACTCATGGGGAGGCTGGATGGTCGCGTCAGGCTCACAGGACAAGACGGTCCGGTTCTGGGACCTGCGGGTGCCCAGCTGTGTCCGAGTGGTAGGCACAACTCTGCATGGATCAG GAAGTGCAGTTGCTTCTGTTGCCGTGGATCCCAGCGGCCGCCTGTTGGCCACCGGGCAGGAAGACAGCACCTGCATGCTGTATGACATCAGAGGAGGACGCATCGTCCAGACCTGCCGCCCCCACAGCAGCGACATTCGCTCTGTGCGTTTCTCACCCGGGGCCCATCATCTCCTCACCGGTTCCTATGACAACAAAATCATCATCAGCGACCTACAAG GTGACCTGACGAAGCCCCTCCCTCAAACACTGGCGGGGGAGCACTGGGACAAGGTGATCCAGTGTAGGTGGCACCCCCACGACCACACGTTCCTGTCCTCGTCAGCTGACCGAACTGTCGTCCTCTGGGCTGCAATTCCTGAAAAGTGA
- the lim2.2 gene encoding lens intrinsic membrane protein 2.2, whose amino-acid sequence MLYTLAGGGTLCGVATLVLLIVATATDFWMQYRYAGSAANQGLWRFCINHKCHAHTITVAFWDATRAFMLLAVLSCFAGIVLGLSAFTNGTKNRRVRTGGLALVLSGFLVLLALAIYTGVTMTFFGKRFMDWRFSWSYIIGWVAVVLAFAAGVFLLCAHRQTSAEPASSNNPDS is encoded by the exons ATGCTGTACACTTTAGCAGGAGGCGGCACTTTGTGTGGCGTGGCCACCCTTGTGCTTCTCATCGTTGCCACGGCAACAGATTTCTGGATGCAGTACCGGTACGCAGGCAGCGCTGCCAATCAGGGGCTTTGGAGGTTCTGCATCAACCACAAATGCCACGCCCACACCATCACTGTGG CCTTCTGGGATGCCACCCGGGCCTTCATGCTGCTGGCAGTGCTGAGCTGCTTTGCTGGCATCGTTCTGGGCCTGAGCGCCTTCACTAACGGCACCAAGAACAGACGGGTGCGCACAGGCGGCCTCGCCCTGGTCCTGTCAG GGTTTCTAGTTCTCCTGGCTCTGGCCATTTACACCGGAGTGACCATGACTTTCTTTGGCAAACGCTTCATGGACTGGCGCTTCTCCTGGTCCTACATCATAGGCTGGGTTGCTGTTGTTTTGGCTTTTGCAGCAG gtGTGTTTCTGCTCTGTGCGCACAGGCAGACCAGTGCAGAACCGGCCTCTTCCAACAACCCGGACAGCTGA